Proteins from a genomic interval of Diospyros lotus cultivar Yz01 chromosome 6, ASM1463336v1, whole genome shotgun sequence:
- the LOC127803101 gene encoding uncharacterized protein LOC127803101 isoform X3, producing the protein MQKEERQQKFHEALLDMLYPPPSPPHLVQDGGEPLNVLSDGLNLNRTRDELGQNGSSSSSCSEDGDEIGPGKLSRAQRKRLRKRKLKEEASRRRKIIGPLLPADSGDDGHGNPRNEPQGVRRNVSEESEIGDKPGDAAACKNYDKIKHRRMAKKLARERLKPPATENSVQGYGPLSKNGSLTKE; encoded by the exons ATGCAGAAGGAAGAGAGACAACAAAAGTTCCATGAGGCCCTCCTCGATATGCTTTATCCTCCTCCATCTCCTCCTCATCTA GTTCAAGATGGGGGAGAACCGTTGAACGTATTGAGCGATGGATTGAATTTGAATCGTACTCGAG ATGAATTGGGGCAGAATGGATCCTCCTCGTCCTCGTGCAGTGAAGACGGGGATGAAATTGGGCCCGGGAAGCTATCGAGGGCACAGAGGAAGAGGCTTCGGAAGAGGAAGCTCAAGGAAGAAGCTTCACGTCGCAGGAAGATTATTGGACCCCTGTTACCTGCTGATAGTGGTGATGATGGCCATGGCAATCCCAGAAATGAGCCTCAAGGTGTTCGACGCAATGTCTCCGAAGAATCAGAAATTGGAGACAAGCCTG GAGATGCTGCTGCTTGCAAAAACTATGACAAGATAAAGCACAGAAGGATGGCGAAAAAGCTGGCCAGGGAGAGGTTAAAGCCCCCTGCTACAGAGAATTCTGTTCAAGGTTATGGTCCTTTGAGTAAAAATGGGAGCTTGACCAAAGAATGA
- the LOC127803101 gene encoding uncharacterized protein LOC127803101 isoform X2, with amino-acid sequence MQKEERQQKFHEALLDMLYPPPSPPHLVQDGGEPLNVLSDGLNLNRTRGADELGQNGSSSSSCSEDGDEIGPGKLSRAQRKRLRKRKLKEEASRRRKIIGPLLPADSGDDGHGNPRNEPQGVRRNVSEESEIGDKPGDAAACKNYDKIKHRRMAKKLARERLKPPATENSVQGYGPLSKNGSLTKE; translated from the exons ATGCAGAAGGAAGAGAGACAACAAAAGTTCCATGAGGCCCTCCTCGATATGCTTTATCCTCCTCCATCTCCTCCTCATCTA GTTCAAGATGGGGGAGAACCGTTGAACGTATTGAGCGATGGATTGAATTTGAATCGTACTCGAG gTGCAGATGAATTGGGGCAGAATGGATCCTCCTCGTCCTCGTGCAGTGAAGACGGGGATGAAATTGGGCCCGGGAAGCTATCGAGGGCACAGAGGAAGAGGCTTCGGAAGAGGAAGCTCAAGGAAGAAGCTTCACGTCGCAGGAAGATTATTGGACCCCTGTTACCTGCTGATAGTGGTGATGATGGCCATGGCAATCCCAGAAATGAGCCTCAAGGTGTTCGACGCAATGTCTCCGAAGAATCAGAAATTGGAGACAAGCCTG GAGATGCTGCTGCTTGCAAAAACTATGACAAGATAAAGCACAGAAGGATGGCGAAAAAGCTGGCCAGGGAGAGGTTAAAGCCCCCTGCTACAGAGAATTCTGTTCAAGGTTATGGTCCTTTGAGTAAAAATGGGAGCTTGACCAAAGAATGA
- the LOC127803101 gene encoding uncharacterized protein LOC127803101 isoform X1, whose protein sequence is MQKEERQQKFHEALLDMLYPPPSPPHLVQDGGEPLNVLSDGLNLNRTRGLFLDELGQNGSSSSSCSEDGDEIGPGKLSRAQRKRLRKRKLKEEASRRRKIIGPLLPADSGDDGHGNPRNEPQGVRRNVSEESEIGDKPGDAAACKNYDKIKHRRMAKKLARERLKPPATENSVQGYGPLSKNGSLTKE, encoded by the exons ATGCAGAAGGAAGAGAGACAACAAAAGTTCCATGAGGCCCTCCTCGATATGCTTTATCCTCCTCCATCTCCTCCTCATCTA GTTCAAGATGGGGGAGAACCGTTGAACGTATTGAGCGATGGATTGAATTTGAATCGTACTCGAGGTCTCTTTTTAG ATGAATTGGGGCAGAATGGATCCTCCTCGTCCTCGTGCAGTGAAGACGGGGATGAAATTGGGCCCGGGAAGCTATCGAGGGCACAGAGGAAGAGGCTTCGGAAGAGGAAGCTCAAGGAAGAAGCTTCACGTCGCAGGAAGATTATTGGACCCCTGTTACCTGCTGATAGTGGTGATGATGGCCATGGCAATCCCAGAAATGAGCCTCAAGGTGTTCGACGCAATGTCTCCGAAGAATCAGAAATTGGAGACAAGCCTG GAGATGCTGCTGCTTGCAAAAACTATGACAAGATAAAGCACAGAAGGATGGCGAAAAAGCTGGCCAGGGAGAGGTTAAAGCCCCCTGCTACAGAGAATTCTGTTCAAGGTTATGGTCCTTTGAGTAAAAATGGGAGCTTGACCAAAGAATGA